The DNA segment CGGACAGTGCGACCCGCATACGGGTGCCCGGCGGCTCGTCCATCTGGCCGAAGACGAGGGCGGTGTCGTTGATGACGCCGTCCTCGCTCATCTCAAGGAAGAGGTCGGTGCCCTCACGGGTGCGCTCGCCGACACCGGCGAACACCGAGGTACCACCGAAGTTCTTGGCGACACGGGTGATCATCTCCTTGATGAGCACCGTCTTGCCGACACCGGCACCGCCGAACAGACCGATCTTGCCACCCTGAACGTACGGGGTCAGCAGGTCGATGACCTTGAGGCCGGTCTCCAGCATCGTGGTGCGGCCTTCGAGCTGGTCGAACGCCGGCGGCTTGCGGTGGATGCCCCAGCGCTCCAGATCGGCGCCGTAGCCGGGCTCGTCGAGGCACTCACCGAGCGCGTTGTAGACGTGGCCCTTGACCTTGTCGCCGACCGGCACCGAAATGGGGCCGCCCGTGTTGGTCACTTCGGCGCCCCTGACGAGGCCGTCCTGCGCCTGGAGCGAAATGGTGCGCACGAGGTTGTCGCCGAGGTGCATGGCGACCTCAAGCGTCACCGTCTTGCTCAGCTCGGCGAAGTCGACATCGACCTTGAGCGCGTTGTACAGCTCGGGGATGGCGCCGCGAGGGAATTCGACGTCGACGACCGGCCCCCTCACCGACACGATCCGTCCCTTGGTGGCAGCTTCAGTGCTAGTCATCGCTTACACATCACTTCCTGCAGCGGCGAGCGCGTCAGCCCCACCGACGATTTCACTGATCTCCTGGGTGATCTGGGCCTGGCGGGCCTGGTTTGCCAGCCGGGTGTAGGTGTCAACCAGTTCACTCGCATTGTCCGACGCCGCCTTCATGGCGTTGCGCTGGGCGGCGAGCTCGGAAGCCGCCGATTCGAGCAACGCCGCGAAGATACGGGTGTTGATGTACTTCGGCAGCAGCGCGCCGAGCAGCTTCTCCGCGTTGGGCTCGAAGTCGTAGGTGGGAAGCAGGCCCTCGGCAGGCGCCTCGTCGGTGTACTCGACTTCCAGCGGAGCCATCCGCTTGGCGACCGGCGTCTGCGTGAGCATCGACCGGAACTCGGTGTAGACGATGTGCAACTCGTCGACGCCGAGGACGCCGTCCTCGCCTGGCGAGGAGCCCTGGTCGTCCGCACCGGCCAGGAACCGCTGAACCAGCGTGTCGCCGACATCGGCCGCGTTCTCGTAGCGGGGCTGCTGGGAGAAGCCGGTCCACTTGTCGGCCACCGCGCGCTCGCGGAACCGGTAGTAGTCGACGCCCTTGCCACCGATGACGTAGAGCTGCGGGTCCTTGCCCTGCTCGCGCAACAGCGAAAGCAGCTCTTCGGTCGCCCTCAGCACGTTGGCGTTGTAGCCGCCGCACAGGCCCTTGTCACTGGTGACGACCAGCACCGCGACCCTGCTGGGGTTCTCGCGCTCGGCAAGCAGCGGGTGGTCGAGGTTGGCTGCCGCACCGGCGAGCGCGGAGAGCACGTTGGTGATCTCCGACGCGTAGGGCCGCGCAGCCGTGACCCTCGCCTGCGCCTTGCTGATGCGCGACGTGGCGATGAGCTCCATCGCCTTCGTGATCTTGCCGATCGACTTGGTCGACCGGATCTTCTGTCGCAGTTCGCGAAGCTGTGCAGCCATCAGCGACTACTTCTTCGCGGCCGGACGGTGGACCTTGACCGACTCCTGGCCGACCTTCTCGGCGTCCATGGCGTCGGCTTCCGCCTCGTTGAGGGTGCGGCCCTCCGAGGTGGTGAAGCCCTTCTTGAATTCCTTGACCGCCGCGACGACGCGCTCGGCGAGGTCTTCGCTCCACTTACCCTTGTCGCGGATCTCGGCGAGGATGTCGTCGTGCTTGTGCCGCACGTTCTGCAACAGCTCGTCGTTGAAGCGAGCGGTGTCCTCGACCGGCACCTCGTCGAAGTGCCCGTTGGTGCCGAGGTACACGGTGACGACCTGCTGCTCGACCGCGACCGGTGAGTACTGGGCCTGCTTGAGCAGCTCGTAGAGGCGAGCACCGCGGTCGAGCTGAGCTTTCGACGCCGCGTCGAGGTCGGACGCGAAGGCCGCGAACGCCTTGAGCTCCTCGTACTGCGAAAGGTCGATACGCAGCGAACCCGAGACCGTCTTCATAGCCTTGATCTGCGCGTCACCACCGACTCGGGACACCGAGGTCGTCACGTCGACCGCGGGCCGCTGACCCGAGTTGAACAGGTCGGACTGGAAGAAGCACTGGCCGTCGGTGATCGAGATGACGTTGGTGGGGATGTAGGCCGAGATGTCGTTGGCCTTGGTCTCGATGATGGGAAGACCGGTCATCGAACCCGCGCCGAGCTCGTCGTTCAGCTTCGCGCAACGCTCAAGCAGGCGCGAGTGCAAGTAGAAGACGTCGCCGGGGAACGCCTCGCGGCCCGGCGGGCGGCGCAGCAGCAGCGAGATCGCGCGGTAGGCCTCGGCCTGCTTGGTGAGGTCGTCGAAGACGATCAGCACGTGCTTGCCCTGGTACATCCAGTGCTGGCCGAGCGCGGAGCCCGCGTAGGGGGCGAGCCACTTGAACCCGGCCGAGTCGGAGGCGGGGGCCGCGACGATGGTCGTGTACTCCATCGCGCCCGCGTCTTCGAGCGACTTGCGCACGGAGGCGATCGTCGAGCCCTTCTGGCCGACGGCGACGTAGATGCAGCGAACCTGCTTGCTCGGGTCGCCCGACTCCCAGTTGGCCTTCTGGTTGATGATCGTGTCGACGCAGACGGCGGTCTTGCCGGTCTTGCGGTCGCCGATGATGAGCTGACGCTGACCGCGGCCGATCGGGGTCATGGCGTCGATGGCCGTGATACCGGTCTGGAGCGGCTCGGACACCGGCTGACGCTGCACGACCGAAGCGGCCTGCAATTCGAGAGCGCGACGCTCGTCGGCCTCGATGTCGCCGAGACCGTCGATCGGCTTGCCGAGCGGGTCGATGGTGCGGCCGAGGAAGTTTTCGCCGACGGGGACCGAGAGGATCTGGCCGGTCCGCTTGACCTCCTGCCCCTCCTCGATCGTCTCGTAGTCACCGAGGATGACGACACCCATCTCGCGTGCGTCGAGGTTCTGCGCGACGCCGAGGATGCCGCCGGGGAATTCCAGCAGTTCGTTGGCCATGGTCGACGGCAAGCCCTCGACGTGGGCGACACCGTCACCGGTGTCGACGACGACGCCGACCTCTTCCCGGCTCACATCCGGGGAGTAACTCGAGACGTAGTTCTCGATCGCACTGCGGATCTCATCCGAGGAGATCGTCAGCTCCGCCATGTCGTTCCCGCTCTCACTTCGTTCTTGCCAGTGTGCAAAGTATGTGTTGTGTCGCTGTTCGGCTCAGCCGGCAAGCTGCCTGCGCAGCGCGTCCAGCCGACCGGCCGCGCTGCCATCGATGACCTCGTCGCCGACTCGTACCACCAAGCCCGCGCCGATCCTGTTGTCGAGCTGAACGTGCAACGCGATCGCCCTGCCGTAGATCCGACCGAGATCGGCGGCCAGTTTGTCCCGCTGTTCAGTCGTCAACTCGGACGCGCTGCGGACATAGGCGACCGAGCG comes from the Prauserella marina genome and includes:
- the atpA gene encoding F0F1 ATP synthase subunit alpha, which translates into the protein MAELTISSDEIRSAIENYVSSYSPDVSREEVGVVVDTGDGVAHVEGLPSTMANELLEFPGGILGVAQNLDAREMGVVILGDYETIEEGQEVKRTGQILSVPVGENFLGRTIDPLGKPIDGLGDIEADERRALELQAASVVQRQPVSEPLQTGITAIDAMTPIGRGQRQLIIGDRKTGKTAVCVDTIINQKANWESGDPSKQVRCIYVAVGQKGSTIASVRKSLEDAGAMEYTTIVAAPASDSAGFKWLAPYAGSALGQHWMYQGKHVLIVFDDLTKQAEAYRAISLLLRRPPGREAFPGDVFYLHSRLLERCAKLNDELGAGSMTGLPIIETKANDISAYIPTNVISITDGQCFFQSDLFNSGQRPAVDVTTSVSRVGGDAQIKAMKTVSGSLRIDLSQYEELKAFAAFASDLDAASKAQLDRGARLYELLKQAQYSPVAVEQQVVTVYLGTNGHFDEVPVEDTARFNDELLQNVRHKHDDILAEIRDKGKWSEDLAERVVAAVKEFKKGFTTSEGRTLNEAEADAMDAEKVGQESVKVHRPAAKK
- a CDS encoding F0F1 ATP synthase subunit gamma, with product MAAQLRELRQKIRSTKSIGKITKAMELIATSRISKAQARVTAARPYASEITNVLSALAGAAANLDHPLLAERENPSRVAVLVVTSDKGLCGGYNANVLRATEELLSLLREQGKDPQLYVIGGKGVDYYRFRERAVADKWTGFSQQPRYENAADVGDTLVQRFLAGADDQGSSPGEDGVLGVDELHIVYTEFRSMLTQTPVAKRMAPLEVEYTDEAPAEGLLPTYDFEPNAEKLLGALLPKYINTRIFAALLESAASELAAQRNAMKAASDNASELVDTYTRLANQARQAQITQEISEIVGGADALAAAGSDV